The window GCTTCAATTAAGATGGTTATTAgttaataataatgataatcaATTTGAAgcaattagttttttttttaattttttgtttcaaatccctaactaataatttttggatatttatatacataaaagggaaaaaaccCAATTCTtagttaataattttttatatcatgTCATCTGTCATGTGATATTAATGTCATCAAAATGACACATTAATATGCTACGTGGTAGATGACGTGgcataaaaaattactaataGTAACATTGACTAACTTCCTTAATTAATAGTTAGTGAAAGAGGTTTATTTAACCCAAAATAAGAGTTCAGGGatttattttgacataataaaaagataaagattaaataaactaTCTTGATATAATTTGaggatttatttaaatatttgatctaatatatataattttgaaaaactatATATTTACGAATAACATGAATATCAAGGCATTGGTAATTAATCAACAATCTATGTACACATAAACAAGACCAAGACTTAGTGAATTGATAAAAAGAGGCTAACGTGTAGAAAAAGCAGTCCGAGATAAGACAAACTAAGAATTTCGcaagaaaaatatatgttttgcATTGACTTTATCTTCGTTTGGTAAGCCTGCATCATGGAGCTAAAATgttgttggaaattttatACCGATGTTGAAGCTTGAACACTATCATTTACTACTGTTTGATCAAGCCTAAAAGGCTTGGGTGTGCACCAAAAAGGGGTTTAGAattgtaaaaagaaaaacaaactaaTAAAGGTTTAGAACAGACAAAGCATTAaagcatttgaaattgaaagCAAACGGTtggaaaatagagtaattaaGCAATAACATCATAATCTCCTGCTCTGTAGCTATATTGTTAAGTGACAGTTCAAACTGTTTTGCTTTTCAAAAGTCTCTCTTGTGCAAAATGTTTTAGGCGTGACTGATGGGTTAGACTTTTAAGGTGGAATTTGAGATTTTCACATCCTCACATTTTGAGAATGTAAAATCCGAGAATACCCAACTATAATTTTGAGAAGAGGACGTCAACAATAGTTTCTCGCTCTACATCTTTcatagtttttgaaatttaaaactacttaaaaaataattttaaaaagaaaaataagaattgCAGATATAGAGAAGACATTCTGACTATAAGGTACATTGGTTTAGAGAATGTAGAGAAATACCAGAATACCTAAATACAATTTTGAGGATAAAAGTCAATAATAGATTCTCTCTCTACATCTTTCacagttttaaaaaattcaagactatccaaagaataattttagaaaaggaATATGTATTGCAAACAGGGAGAGGATATTCTGACTATAAGATATGTTGGGTCGAGAGAATGTTGAAGAAAGTGAATATTTCTTTGTGAGCACCAATGGCTTGAATCGAACCAAAAAGGTtggaatatatttttttgttaggaTTGATGACTCAAATTAAGAAGATGgtaattagttaaaaaatattgataaccTGATTGAAgcaattagttttttttttaattttttgtttcagatttctaattaataattttttgacaTTTGGATaggtaaaagagaaaaaactcaattcttaataagtaattttttatttcatttcatctGTCACATGACATTGACGTCAACAAAATGACACATCAATATGATTAAATTGACTTTCTTGATATAATTTGAAGacttttttagatatttaatctAATATAATTTTAGAAGACTATATGTTTACGAATAACTTGAACATCAAGGCattgataattaatcaacaatCTATGGTCCACGTGAACAAGACCAAGACTTAGAGAATTGATAAAAAGAGGCTACCGTGTAGAAAAAGCAGCCCGAGATAAGACAAACTAAGAATTTCGcaagaaaaatatatgttttgcgttgactttgtcttcttttGGTAAGCCTGCATCATGGAGCGAAAATGTCGTTGGAAATTTTATACTGACGTTAAAGCTTGAACACTATCATTTAGTACTCTTTGATCAAGCCTAAAAACCTTGGGTGTGTACCAGAAAAGGTTTTAGAATtgtaaaaagaaagacaaactAGTAAAGGTTAAGAAGAGACAAAGCAttcaagcatttgaaatttaaagcaaaaggttggaaaatagagtaattaaGCAATAACATCACAATCTCCTGCTCTGTAGCTATATTGTTAAGTGACAGTTCAAACTGTTTTGCTTTTCAAAAGTCTCTCTTGTGGAAAATGCTGTCCGCTACCCCAAAATAAAAGTCAAGAGTCGTCAAaaagtatataaataaataaataaataaaggttAAGAAGGGACAAAGCATTTTACTCAACATGTTCGACTTGTTAAAAAAGTGTCTCTAGTGGAAAATCTTTTAGGCCTGGCCGGTGGATTTGGTGGGTTACATTTATAATGTTGAATTTGAGATTTTCCATATTCTCACAATTTATAGGAATTTAACTTTATTAATTCTAAATTGACAataacccttttttttatgaatactgatttgatgaaatgcatggaaaaATTGCAAATGAATTTTAAGTCATTTGTTTGGTATTATCTTTTACAAGCAAAATCAAACTTGatatcccttttttttttttgggtaattCATTGGTggtaatttattattttctataggtataatatttaaaaaaatgtctaaactatttaagaaaatttaaataagtctttatagttttattgtgttcaatcaaatacttatattttttttaaaccaaataagtttttatattttattttttaaatcaaataagcttttatgattaatgatggatttaataaaaaaataaaaaaattttgaatatagtTCAAAGGCTTGTTTTAGCATTATgctttttttcatatttaaatcATCTGCCATCTCATATTTGGAGtcattgtttaatattatcttttataaGCGAAACCAAAATTGATATCCTTTTCgcattttttgtttgttataATCTTgactttcttttcaaaatgaatTCATGTATATGAtcttatatttctttttttggtgaaattatattttgatcactattataaaatattttacactaCCATTCTTGCATTCATTGCTTGAATTGTGATGAtcatatatatgaaatttcGGAGGTCTATATCAATACTAATAACGTGAATAACAAGcattgataattaattaacgaTCTACTTTCCACGCTCTACCAAAACACAGGACTCTGAGAATTGATTAAGGGGGGACCAATGTGAAGAAAAAGCAGTCTGAGGTATGATAAATTGTTGTGATTTCCAGCAGAAATTCGTATGTTTTGCACTGACTTTGTCTTCGTGTTATAATGCTATGGTAAGTTTGCATTATGGAGCATGCAATTATTCCAAGTTTAATTGAAGCAAGAATGTGCTTGGAAATTTTGCATTGATGTTGAGGCTTGAACAGTATCATTGACTCTTTGATCAAGGCTAAAAAGCTTGGGCGTGTCTACCCCATACTAAGTACATGAATAGAGGTTAAGGGACAAAATAGCAATCTACCATCAACTTATTGCTTCATCAATAAAATTGAAGAGCAATGAGTACTATTTTaatgcttttgtttttcagTCTAGTTACTGTCAACATTAGTTTCAATGAGGGTTGTATTGAGAGTGAGAGACAAGCCCTTTTCATGTTCAAACAGGATCTCATAAATCATGCAAATCGGTTGGCTTCTTGGACAGTTGATAAAGATTGTTGTGATTGGGTTGGAGTTGTTTGTGACAATGTGACTGGCCATGTGCTTCAACTCCATCTTACAAATCCACTATCTTCTCCGGGAAATCTTTATGCCCGTGATGCTGACTATGAGGCCTTTGAAAGGTCAAAGCTAAGAGGTAAGATAAACCCTTCTTTGCTCATGCTGAAGCATTTGAATTATTTGGACTTAAGCAACAATGCGTTTGAAGGTATTCCCATTCCCAAGTTCTTGGGTTCTATTGAGAGTTTAAGATATCTTAATCTCTCTCACGCTGGATTTAAAGGATTAGTTCCTCATCAACTCGGAAATCTATCGAGTTTACAGATTCTTAATCTTGCCGATGATGAAGGTTATCTCTATGTTGCCAATCTCCAATGGTTGTCTGGTCTTTCCTCGTTAGAACACCTTGATTTGAGTAATGTGAGCCTTATAGAGGTTTCCAATTGGTTGAAAGTGGTAAATACACTTCCTTCCTTGCAGGAACTATATTTATCAGGCTGTCAACTTCCTCAGGTTCCTCCACCCGCAAATCTTAATCTGTCATCTCTTACAATTCTCGatctttcttccaattctcttgAAAATACCTTGGTCGACTTTAGCTGGATATTTCAGCTCAAGTCCCTAGTTTCCCTTGATCTGAGTGGTAATAATTTCCAAGGATGTATATTTGATGGCCTTGAAAACATGACTTCTCTTACGCACCTTGATCTTTCAGATAACTCTTTTAATTCTTCAATACCTGACTGGTTGTATAATCTTAACTCTCTTCAATTTCTTAGCCTTAGATTTAACTACTTGCAAGGTTTAATTTCAAGTGCCGTAGGAAACATGAGTTCTGCCATTAGCCTTGACTTCTCAGGGAATGAACTTGAAGGAAAGATTCCAAGATCAATGGGAAATCTTtgtaacttaaaatcaattgattATTCAGGTGTGAATTTAAGTCAAGATATATCTGACATTTTAGAAAGTTTATCGGGATGTGTTTCTAAACAACTTGTTTTCTTGGGTTTAAGTGGGTGTCAACTTTCTGGTCAATTAAGTAACCGACTTGTGAACTTTAAGAATTTGAAAGaactttatttgtttaataaCTCAATCTCGGGTCCGATTCCGTTGTCCATAGGACAACTTTCGTCCTTGAGCGTTTTATTTCTTGGTCGGAACAAATTAACTGGCCAACTTCCCGAGTCAGTTGGACGACTTGCAAATTTggaaatattttctttttctcataaTTTATTAAGCGGGGTTGTTTCAGAAATTCACTTTGACAATCTTACAAAATTGAAACTGTTATTGGCTTCTGGGACCCCACTTGTTTTAAAAGTCCGTCCTAATTGGATTCCTCCTTTTCAACTCACAACTTTGAAATTAAGATATTGGCATGTAGGTCGGCAGTTTCCTCTGTGGCTtcattcacaaaaatatttaagataTGTAGATATCTCTAACTCAGGAATTTCGGATAGCATTCCTAGTTGGGTTTGGAATTCACCCTtccaaatttattatttgaatctCTCTCACAACCAAATCCATGGGCAGATTCCTGATATACCTAGGACTGCATTTGTTGATTCTGTCATTGACCTTAGTTTTAATAGTTTTAGTGGTCCATTACCTCAAGTCTCTTCCAACGTGTCTTTTCTAGACCTCTCCAATAATCTTTTGTTAGGATCGCTCTTCCACCTTTTGTGTTATAAGTTGAAGGAGACCATGAGAATCAAAATTCTTAATCTTGGTGAAAATTTTTTGTCTGGGGAGATTCCAGATTGTTGGATGAATTGGCAAAACTTAAGGATCTTAAAATTAGATAACAACAGTCTTACCGGAAGAATACCTAACTCTATAGGAATTTTACAGTCCCTTCAATTATTGCATCTTAATGGAAACCACCTCTCCGGAGAAATTCCATTGTCACTGAAAAATTGCACAAATTTGATGCTACTTGATTTTGATGACAATGAATTCCATGGGCACATCCCTAAATGGCTAGGCCATGGCTTTCCAAAGCTAAAAGTCTTGATCCTTCGTTCAAACAAGTTTTCAGGGTACATACCAGATCAATTGTGCGTTCTGGATTCTCTCCAAGTCTTGGACCTTTCTTATAATGATCTCTTCGGAAGTTTACCAAGATGTTTAAGTAACTTTAGTGCCATGGTAGAAACCAGCGGTACTACGGAAACTTATACATCTCTTGCTCCGTTAATTGTGATGAAAGGTCAAATCCTAGACTATCAAATTCTTTCTCGCATTTTTGTTGCATCAATTGTGATGAAAGGTCAAATGCTAGAGTATAGCACAACTCTTGACTTGGTCAGATGCATAGATTTCTCTAACAACAATTTATCAGGAGAAATCCCCGTGGAAGTAACAAACTTATTAGGATTGGGGTCATtgaatttatcaaataatctTTTGACCGGAACAATACCGAAAAATATTGGCGTGATGAAGTCACTAGAATCGGTTGATTTCTCTCTCAACAAATTGTCTGGTCCAATTCCTGAAAGCATCTCAACGTTGACATTTTTGAACCACTTGAACTTGTCTTACAACAACTTGATCGGACAAATTCCTTCGAGCACTCAGTTACAAAGCTTGGAGCCGTCCAACTTTATTGGCAACCAACTCTGTGGATTGCCACTTCCAAACAAGTGTTCTGCGAATGGTACAATTCAGAATACTAGAAATGGAAGAGGAGAAAATGATAAGGGATTTGTTACGGATTGGTTCTGGTTCGGCATGGCATATGGATTTGTGATTGGCTTTTGGAGTGTGTTTTTGCCTTTGGTGATTGATAGGCAACGGTGGAGGTTCATATATGCACTcttcacttttcaaaaaaatttgggAAATCGATAACTTTGTAAGTACATGTCTCTGGTTAATTTCTATTTATGTTTACCACGTAACGATTTAAATGAACAagttaatttcatatataattgaaaattattaatttctttattaCATGTTTATTGCTCTACTTACAGAAGTTAAAGAGTTATGGTAAATTTAGTTTGCACAATCACTTGTTTTAACAGATGAatatttgttctttcttttgaaCTTCTCATGCCAACGCAGAGTTCAACAAAGTTATGTAGTGTTCTTCAACTCTGACGACCCACATCTGGAGGGCAGACTCTTGTGCTAGGGAACTTCTTGTTGAAGTTAATGCTTGCTTTGCCAAGTGGACCTTGTGACGTGGAAATCCACTTGGACCTCATGCGCCACAGTGCATGTTTTTGCTGGTTTGAAGACTCAACGTGGTCGTATGCATGGGAT is drawn from Theobroma cacao cultivar B97-61/B2 chromosome 4, Criollo_cocoa_genome_V2, whole genome shotgun sequence and contains these coding sequences:
- the LOC18603308 gene encoding LRR receptor-like serine/threonine-protein kinase FLS2 — protein: MSTILMLLFFSLVTVNISFNEGCIESERQALFMFKQDLINHANRLASWTVDKDCCDWVGVVCDNVTGHVLQLHLTNPLSSPGNLYARDADYEAFERSKLRGKINPSLLMLKHLNYLDLSNNAFEGIPIPKFLGSIESLRYLNLSHAGFKGLVPHQLGNLSSLQILNLADDEGYLYVANLQWLSGLSSLEHLDLSNVSLIEVSNWLKVVNTLPSLQELYLSGCQLPQVPPPANLNLSSLTILDLSSNSLENTLVDFSWIFQLKSLVSLDLSGNNFQGCIFDGLENMTSLTHLDLSDNSFNSSIPDWLYNLNSLQFLSLRFNYLQGLISSAVGNMSSAISLDFSGNELEGKIPRSMGNLCNLKSIDYSGVNLSQDISDILESLSGCVSKQLVFLGLSGCQLSGQLSNRLVNFKNLKELYLFNNSISGPIPLSIGQLSSLSVLFLGRNKLTGQLPESVGRLANLEIFSFSHNLLSGVVSEIHFDNLTKLKLLLASGTPLVLKVRPNWIPPFQLTTLKLRYWHVGRQFPLWLHSQKYLRYVDISNSGISDSIPSWVWNSPFQIYYLNLSHNQIHGQIPDIPRTAFVDSVIDLSFNSFSGPLPQVSSNVSFLDLSNNLLLGSLFHLLCYKLKETMRIKILNLGENFLSGEIPDCWMNWQNLRILKLDNNSLTGRIPNSIGILQSLQLLHLNGNHLSGEIPLSLKNCTNLMLLDFDDNEFHGHIPKWLGHGFPKLKVLILRSNKFSGYIPDQLCVLDSLQVLDLSYNDLFGSLPRCLSNFSAMVETSGTTETYTSLAPLIVMKGQILDYQILSRIFVASIVMKGQMLEYSTTLDLVRCIDFSNNNLSGEIPVEVTNLLGLGSLNLSNNLLTGTIPKNIGVMKSLESVDFSLNKLSGPIPESISTLTFLNHLNLSYNNLIGQIPSSTQLQSLEPSNFIGNQLCGLPLPNKCSANGTIQNTRNGRGENDKGFVTDWFWFGMAYGFVIGFWSVFLPLVIDRQRWRFIYALFTFQKNLGNR